The genomic region GCACGGATGACTGGTGCGAAAAATGAGACTGAACAATGGGCGACAGTAGAAGTGACAAGTGTTGCTTTTGATGCGCGTGAATTACGGCCAGGGGCGTTATTTGTCCCACTAGCCGGTAATCGGGATGGTCATGATTTTATCAATCAAGCACGAGAAAACGGTGCGGTAGCGACATTATGGGCCAGTGCACGTGATGATCAACCAACTGATTTTCCAGTATTACTTGTGAAAGATCCGCTAGCAGCGTATCAACAATTGGCTAAACGGTACTTACTAAAGATTAATCCTAAAGTTGTGGCGATTACTGGAAGTAACGGTAAAACAACCACTAAGGATATGACAGCCGCTGTATTGGGCAGTCAATATAATATTCATAAAACACAAGCAAACTTTAATAATGAAATTGGTGTTCCTCAGACGATTTTGTCAATGGAAGCCAATACTGAAATTCTCGTCATTGAAATGGGAATGGACCGCCCTGGACAATTGCACGCTTTAAGCGAAATCGCAATGCCAGATGTGGCCGCCATTACCATGATTGGTGAAGCACACATTGAATTTTTCAAAACACGGGATAAAATTGCCGATGCCAAGATGGAAATCACCGACTTTTTAAAAGAAGACGGCTTATTGGTGTATGACGGTGACGAACCACTCTTAAATGAACGCGTTGGCGATTTGGAACGTGAAACTTTTGGGAGTGCGACAACCAACACACTTTATCCAATTCAAGTCCGTGCTGGTGAAACGAAGACGCAATTTAAGTTGAATGCTTGGCCAGACGTCGCTTTTGAAATTCCAATGATGGGTGCGTACAACGTCAATAACGCCTTAGCCGCTATTTTAATTGGCCAACATTATCACATTAAACCAGAAGTGATGAGCAAGGCGTTAGCTAATTTTGAAGTAACGCGTAACCGAACAGAATGGTTGGTCGGGACCGCAGGGCAAAGAATGTTAAGTGATGTATATAACTCAAATCCAACAGCGGCTATCGAAGTGTTACGCAATTTTAGCCATTTTGAAACTGATGGGCGCCGAATCGCCGTCTTAGGGGACATGTTGGAACTCGGAACGGCTAGCAAGAAACTTCATGAGAGTTTGGCAACGGTCTTAGATCCTGCTCAAATCCAAGAAGTTTATCTATTTGGGACGGAAATTAAACCACTATTCGATAAGCTCGCAACAATTTATCCAGCAGAACAACTACACTACTTTGAAAAAACACAGCAACCTGAATTAATTACCGCTTTAGCAGAAACCATCCAACCATCCGATTTAGTCGTCTTAAAGGCTAGTCATGGCTTGCATTTAGAAAAAGTAGTGGCTGCTTTGACGACTGAGAACGATTAACAAGGCAAAAAGAATTTTAGCTGATTCATTTACAGCGGTAGAGTCGGGTTCGCACGACTAATTAATGTCATAAAACAATGAATATCACCCATAATCGGGTTAATTCCGTTTGCTAATTAATGGTGAGCGTGATAAGCTATTAAGGAGCTTTTTTAATGAAAAAGGCTCTTGAAAACAATTATATTACAAGACAGATTTTTGAAAATGGTGTAACTGATGAAGTGGACCTGTTTTGTAATGGCATGTTTTTTACAAAACAAGGAGGAACACTATTTGAAATTCTCAGAATTAGGTCTATCAGAACCAATCATGAAAGCAATTAGCCGCGCAGGCTTTGAAGAAGCAACACCAATCCAAGGGGAAACAATTCCTTTGGCATTAGCTGGCAAGGACGTTATCGGCCAAGCTCAAACAGGGACTGGTAAAACAG from Latilactobacillus sakei subsp. sakei DSM 20017 = JCM 1157 harbors:
- a CDS encoding UDP-N-acetylmuramoyl-tripeptide--D-alanyl-D-alanine ligase, which gives rise to MKMQLSEIARMTGAKNETEQWATVEVTSVAFDARELRPGALFVPLAGNRDGHDFINQARENGAVATLWASARDDQPTDFPVLLVKDPLAAYQQLAKRYLLKINPKVVAITGSNGKTTTKDMTAAVLGSQYNIHKTQANFNNEIGVPQTILSMEANTEILVIEMGMDRPGQLHALSEIAMPDVAAITMIGEAHIEFFKTRDKIADAKMEITDFLKEDGLLVYDGDEPLLNERVGDLERETFGSATTNTLYPIQVRAGETKTQFKLNAWPDVAFEIPMMGAYNVNNALAAILIGQHYHIKPEVMSKALANFEVTRNRTEWLVGTAGQRMLSDVYNSNPTAAIEVLRNFSHFETDGRRIAVLGDMLELGTASKKLHESLATVLDPAQIQEVYLFGTEIKPLFDKLATIYPAEQLHYFEKTQQPELITALAETIQPSDLVVLKASHGLHLEKVVAALTTEND